From Neobacillus sp. PS2-9, the proteins below share one genomic window:
- the pepT gene encoding peptidase T — translation MKNELIERFTSYVKIDTQSNESSETCPSTEGQWTLAHMLVNELKSIGMQDVTIDENAYVMATLPANTEKPAVPVIGFLAHVDTATDFTGTNVNPQIVENYDGGEIILNQALNVVMSPKDFPSLPTYKGHTLITTDGTTLLGADNKAGITEIMTAMAYLINHPEIKHGAVRVAFTPDEEIGRGPHKFDVSAFNAKHAYTVDGGPLGELEYESFNAAGAKITIKGNNIHPGSAKNKMVSSMKIAMELHSKLPVEEAPEHTEGYEGFYHLISFTGDVELTKLNYIIRDHDRETFHARKATLEGIVNELKEKYGPENITLELNDQYYNMKEKIEPVMEIVDIAHEAMVSLGIEPITKPIRGGTDGSQLSYMGLPTPNIFTGGENFHGKFEFISVDNMIKATQTVIEIIKLTEQKA, via the coding sequence TTGAAAAATGAGCTTATTGAAAGATTTACTTCCTATGTAAAGATCGACACACAATCCAATGAGAGCAGCGAGACCTGTCCATCGACAGAGGGTCAGTGGACATTAGCCCACATGCTCGTCAACGAATTAAAATCCATCGGTATGCAGGACGTAACAATCGACGAGAACGCCTACGTGATGGCGACCTTACCTGCCAACACCGAGAAACCAGCAGTTCCTGTCATTGGCTTCCTTGCACACGTCGATACAGCAACCGATTTCACTGGAACAAACGTCAACCCGCAGATCGTTGAAAACTACGATGGCGGTGAAATCATCTTAAACCAAGCACTAAATGTAGTCATGTCACCAAAAGATTTCCCAAGCCTGCCTACCTATAAAGGACACACATTAATTACCACAGATGGCACAACCCTTCTTGGTGCGGACAACAAAGCGGGCATCACCGAAATCATGACAGCTATGGCGTACCTCATCAACCATCCAGAAATCAAGCACGGTGCAGTCCGCGTTGCGTTCACACCGGATGAGGAAATTGGCAGGGGGCCACATAAGTTCGACGTTTCGGCGTTCAATGCAAAGCATGCCTACACGGTCGATGGCGGTCCGTTAGGGGAGTTAGAGTACGAAAGCTTTAATGCTGCCGGAGCAAAGATTACTATCAAGGGCAACAACATCCACCCAGGATCAGCCAAAAACAAAATGGTTAGCTCCATGAAAATCGCCATGGAATTACATAGCAAGCTACCGGTAGAGGAGGCGCCAGAGCATACAGAAGGATACGAAGGTTTCTACCATCTGATTTCATTTACCGGTGATGTCGAGCTTACAAAGCTGAACTACATTATCCGTGACCATGATCGCGAAACCTTCCATGCTAGAAAGGCCACCCTCGAAGGCATCGTGAATGAGTTAAAAGAGAAATATGGTCCAGAAAACATCACCCTTGAACTGAATGATCAATATTACAACATGAAGGAAAAAATTGAACCGGTCATGGAAATCGTTGACATTGCCCACGAAGCAATGGTGAGCTTAGGCATTGAGCCAATCACCAAACCAATTCGCGGCGGTACGGACGGCTCACAGCTTTCCTATATGGGACTACCCACACCAAATATTTTTACCGGTGGCGAAAACTTCCACGGCAAATTTGAGTTCATTTCCGTCGATAACATGATCAAGGCTACCCAAACAGTCATCGAAATCATCAAGCTAACCGAACAAAAAGCATAA
- a CDS encoding nuclease-related domain-containing protein has product MKNRDHSLTLEGLVAAQSRLSAGHPLLPVMAAKQSSVEAGIGGEERVAEIFRRHSFSFANHLFHDLSPSSNENFQMDTVALTPWFGVLLEVKNISGELEFKDNPPQLIRTKEDGHKDGFESPVVQLERNHDLLGTWLRCRNIRLPIYGAVVLAYPKQIVAVPPVKTKLLFPSLIPPYIRSLPQQGRKLDHETFNWLSAELLHSHQPFIPKPISEAYGIPLKDFKPGVRCGRCGRIGMVKLPRTWYCPFCEATDHLAHERNLREWFLIFKRTITNRECREFLGVDDMQLAKRILTSMDWPSTGTFRNRTYEIKLSDVSKKGNIIIRQ; this is encoded by the coding sequence ATGAAGAATAGAGATCACTCTTTAACACTAGAAGGGCTAGTTGCCGCTCAGAGCCGTTTATCTGCTGGCCATCCGTTGCTCCCAGTTATGGCAGCTAAACAGTCTTCTGTAGAGGCAGGAATTGGCGGGGAGGAACGCGTTGCTGAGATTTTCCGCCGGCATAGCTTTTCATTTGCCAACCACTTATTCCACGATTTATCCCCCTCATCCAATGAGAATTTCCAAATGGACACTGTTGCTTTGACACCTTGGTTTGGTGTGCTTTTAGAGGTGAAAAATATTAGCGGGGAACTGGAATTTAAGGATAATCCGCCACAGTTGATTCGAACCAAGGAGGATGGGCATAAGGATGGCTTCGAGAGCCCCGTTGTTCAACTGGAACGTAATCATGATTTATTGGGGACATGGCTACGTTGTCGAAACATCCGTCTCCCCATTTACGGTGCGGTCGTCCTCGCGTACCCCAAACAAATCGTTGCTGTTCCTCCAGTGAAAACAAAACTGTTATTCCCCAGCTTGATTCCACCATATATACGAAGTCTTCCACAACAAGGAAGAAAGTTAGATCACGAAACATTTAACTGGCTTTCGGCTGAACTCCTCCACAGCCATCAACCCTTTATTCCTAAGCCCATTTCTGAAGCATATGGTATTCCATTGAAGGATTTTAAACCAGGCGTAAGGTGTGGGAGGTGCGGCAGGATAGGGATGGTGAAGCTGCCTCGAACGTGGTATTGCCCTTTTTGTGAGGCAACCGATCACCTGGCCCACGAGCGAAATTTAAGGGAGTGGTTTTTGATTTTTAAGAGGACGATTACGAATCGGGAGTGTAGGGAGTTTTTGGGGGTAGATGATATGCAGCTTGCAAAGCGGATTTTAACAAGCATGGATTGGCCGAGCACAGGAACTTTTCGGAACAGGACATATGAGATCAAACTTAGTGACGTAAGTAAGAAAGGGAATATTATTATCCGACAGTAA
- a CDS encoding TetR/AcrR family transcriptional regulator yields MYSKFLNLDSDKQNRIINAAIKEFAQKGYSNASTNEIVKEAGISKGLLFHYFQNKKQLFLFLFDSSVELITDDFYKKIDLSETDFFQRIRQSILIKMELLAQYPDLFNFVEKAYMDDAADIQAEMQKKVRELNHINIGKIYEGIDISKFRDDIDIQKIFKIITWTFEKLSDEELYKAKLLPNYEIDYQKVQKEAEDYFEILIKCFYK; encoded by the coding sequence ATGTATTCCAAATTTCTCAACCTCGATTCAGATAAACAAAATCGAATTATTAATGCCGCAATCAAAGAATTTGCTCAAAAGGGATATAGCAACGCCTCGACCAATGAAATTGTGAAGGAAGCAGGCATTTCAAAAGGGTTGCTGTTTCATTATTTTCAGAACAAAAAGCAGCTATTTCTCTTTTTATTCGATTCTTCCGTGGAACTCATCACGGATGACTTTTACAAAAAAATCGATTTATCAGAAACAGACTTCTTTCAGAGAATCCGCCAGTCCATTTTAATCAAAATGGAACTCCTGGCCCAATACCCTGACCTCTTTAATTTTGTCGAAAAAGCGTATATGGATGATGCTGCTGACATACAAGCAGAGATGCAGAAGAAGGTCAGAGAACTAAATCACATCAATATCGGAAAAATTTACGAAGGCATTGACATTTCCAAGTTTAGGGACGACATCGATATTCAAAAAATCTTTAAGATTATTACCTGGACCTTTGAGAAATTGAGTGACGAGGAACTTTACAAAGCAAAGTTGTTACCTAATTATGAAATTGATTATCAAAAGGTCCAAAAGGAAGCAGAAGATTATTTTGAAATACTCATTAAGTGCTTTTATAAATAG
- a CDS encoding ABC transporter ATP-binding protein, translated as MNVIEINNLTKMYGKSRGITDISFHVEEGEIFGFIGPNGAGKSTTIRTLLSLIYPTSGSATIFGKDCVKFAPEIKREIGYLPSEVFYYDNMKVKDLLNYSASFYKKDCSKRIKELAEIMNLDLNKKIDDLSLGNKKKVGIVQGLLHEPKLIILDEPTSGLDPLMQQKFFELLEEENKKGATILFSSHILSEVQRLCNRVAIIKEGKIVTVEKISTLKENTYKKFKVESKVLQDPEYFNISGVNNLTVKDHVTSFIFKGNINTIMKKIADIEIANLWIEEPDLEEIFMHYYEKEA; from the coding sequence ATGAATGTGATTGAAATTAATAATCTGACAAAGATGTATGGAAAATCACGAGGCATCACCGATATTAGCTTTCATGTGGAGGAAGGCGAAATCTTCGGCTTCATTGGGCCCAACGGTGCAGGAAAATCAACCACCATCCGAACACTGCTGTCGCTGATTTATCCAACCAGCGGCAGTGCGACCATCTTTGGGAAGGATTGCGTTAAGTTTGCCCCGGAAATAAAACGGGAAATTGGCTACCTTCCATCAGAGGTTTTTTACTATGACAATATGAAAGTAAAGGATCTATTAAACTATTCAGCTAGTTTTTATAAAAAGGATTGCAGTAAGAGAATCAAAGAATTAGCGGAAATCATGAACTTGGATCTGAATAAAAAAATCGATGACCTTTCTTTAGGGAACAAAAAGAAGGTTGGAATTGTCCAGGGACTGCTCCATGAGCCAAAGCTTATCATCTTAGACGAGCCGACGAGCGGCCTAGACCCACTTATGCAGCAAAAATTCTTTGAATTGCTGGAGGAAGAAAATAAAAAAGGAGCAACGATTCTTTTTTCATCACATATCCTTAGTGAAGTTCAGAGACTATGTAATCGAGTTGCTATCATAAAAGAAGGGAAAATCGTAACCGTCGAAAAGATTAGTACCTTAAAGGAAAATACCTACAAAAAGTTCAAAGTTGAATCAAAAGTCCTACAGGACCCTGAGTATTTCAATATCAGTGGTGTCAATAATTTAACCGTAAAGGACCACGTGACGAGCTTTATTTTTAAAGGAAATATTAATACCATCATGAAAAAGATAGCGGATATTGAGATTGCGAATCTTTGGATCGAAGAGCCAGATCTTGAGGAGATCTTTATGCATTACTACGAAAAGGAGGCGTAA
- a CDS encoding ABC transporter permease subunit, which yields MNIFFHELKAYRKSTIIWTVSLILVTLLFMSMFPAFARDAEEFKKLLEGYPEGVRKAIGLNLENLFSILGFYCYALSFITLCGAIQAMNLGTSIISKEVREKTADFLLTKPVTRTTIVTSKLLAAFSSLVITNIVYIAAAAIIASQVKTEDFSLKLLILLSLTVFFIQLIFLALGIILSVVVPKIKSVLTVSLSTVFAFYFLGMLSATSGEEGKRYISPFKYFDTAYILKHSAYETSFMFTGLMVIVVATCASYFVYSKKDIHAV from the coding sequence ATGAATATCTTTTTCCATGAATTAAAAGCCTATCGGAAATCGACGATTATTTGGACGGTATCGTTAATTCTGGTTACCCTGCTGTTCATGTCTATGTTCCCTGCGTTTGCGCGTGATGCCGAGGAGTTCAAAAAGCTTTTGGAAGGTTATCCTGAAGGGGTAAGGAAAGCAATCGGTTTGAATCTGGAAAATTTGTTTTCTATTCTCGGATTCTATTGTTACGCCTTATCGTTTATCACCCTTTGCGGTGCCATTCAGGCTATGAATCTCGGAACGTCCATTATCAGCAAGGAGGTCCGTGAAAAAACGGCTGACTTTCTTTTAACGAAGCCAGTTACAAGGACAACGATTGTAACATCTAAGCTGTTGGCGGCCTTCTCGTCCCTCGTCATAACAAATATAGTTTATATTGCGGCTGCGGCAATCATTGCATCGCAAGTGAAGACGGAGGATTTCAGCTTAAAACTACTAATCTTGCTGTCACTTACTGTCTTTTTTATTCAACTGATCTTTTTGGCATTAGGAATCATTCTTTCGGTTGTAGTCCCTAAAATTAAATCCGTGTTGACGGTATCTCTTAGTACCGTGTTTGCCTTCTATTTTTTAGGCATGCTTAGTGCGACTTCAGGAGAGGAAGGAAAACGATACATTTCTCCTTTTAAATATTTTGATACGGCCTATATCTTAAAACATTCAGCATATGAAACATCGTTTATGTTCACGGGATTGATGGTGATTGTGGTGGCCACCTGTGCGAGTTATTTTGTTTATTCCAAAAAGGATATCCATGCTGTTTAA
- a CDS encoding ABC transporter permease subunit codes for MNIYRKELKSHRKSLFFWCIGVILMVASGMNKYSSLYSSGQSMNDLMADMPKSMQAIMGVGAFDLSKASGYYGMLFLYLVLMSSIHAAMLGATIIAKEERDKTSEFLFVKPVSREKIITAKLLAAFTNIAIFNLVTFASSVVIVGKVSDGEKINGDIAITMLGMFILQLLFMVIGSAVSAFKKRPKTAASLATAILLLTFVLSIVIDLNENLDALKYLTPFKYFEAKHMMVGDGLEVVSVVLSLIITAVLTYGTFAFYKKRDLNG; via the coding sequence ATGAATATTTATCGAAAAGAATTAAAATCTCACCGGAAATCGCTATTCTTTTGGTGCATTGGAGTCATCCTCATGGTGGCATCGGGTATGAATAAATACTCTAGTTTGTATTCGTCAGGGCAATCGATGAATGACTTGATGGCGGATATGCCTAAGTCCATGCAAGCCATCATGGGGGTTGGTGCCTTTGATTTATCCAAGGCGAGTGGGTATTATGGCATGCTGTTTTTATATTTGGTTTTGATGTCTTCCATACATGCTGCGATGCTTGGGGCTACTATTATTGCTAAGGAGGAACGTGATAAAACCTCGGAGTTTTTATTCGTCAAACCCGTATCGAGGGAAAAAATCATTACGGCCAAGCTGTTGGCTGCCTTCACGAATATCGCCATTTTTAATCTCGTTACGTTTGCATCATCGGTCGTCATTGTCGGGAAAGTCAGCGACGGTGAAAAGATAAACGGGGATATCGCGATAACCATGCTGGGCATGTTTATATTGCAGCTGTTGTTTATGGTCATTGGCAGTGCCGTTTCTGCCTTTAAAAAGCGGCCGAAAACAGCAGCATCCTTGGCTACAGCCATTCTTTTGCTTACATTTGTCCTCTCGATTGTGATTGACTTAAATGAGAATCTGGACGCGCTTAAATACCTGACCCCTTTTAAATATTTCGAAGCAAAGCATATGATGGTTGGTGATGGGCTGGAGGTTGTATCTGTTGTTCTATCACTCATTATCACTGCAGTCCTTACTTATGGTACCTTTGCTTTTTATAAAAAAAGAGATTTAAACGGGTAA
- a CDS encoding ASCH domain-containing protein, whose amino-acid sequence MTQHENNTLPPKSCSVERLVTMEEDVKKVLAGEKTATRRNGRYADPGEIMTLEGRQFVVDKVYSQSLGELTDDDARREGFNNVEEYKQSILSIHPGMPWLPQMRVWVHEFSPVQE is encoded by the coding sequence ATGACACAACATGAAAACAATACACTACCACCAAAATCATGTTCCGTTGAGCGTTTAGTGACAATGGAAGAAGATGTGAAAAAGGTTTTAGCTGGTGAAAAGACAGCGACTCGCAGAAATGGAAGATACGCGGATCCAGGTGAAATTATGACTCTTGAGGGCCGTCAATTTGTCGTTGATAAGGTGTACTCACAGAGTTTAGGTGAATTAACTGACGATGATGCTCGCCGCGAGGGCTTTAACAATGTGGAAGAATACAAACAATCCATCTTAAGCATCCATCCAGGAATGCCATGGCTGCCGCAAATGCGCGTATGGGTACATGAATTCAGCCCAGTTCAAGAATAA
- a CDS encoding ABC transporter ATP-binding protein, translated as MKFLSKYTKKYWKTFCLAVLFLTFEAVSDLLQPTIMAKIIDEGVANRDIHYILKMGGLMLLITAFGAVSASTRSVLASIVSQSFGTELRSDLFKKIQSLSFKNLDKFDRASLITRLTNDVTQVQVFVNGLMRIFVKAPLLAIGGLIMATRLNLHLSVVLAVVVPIVALLIIFNLKLGFPLFSKVQMALDRVNSVMREYLSGVRVVKAFNRFDVEISKFSKANDHFKDQSVTASRLMATFSPAIMLTVNLGIVVVLWIGGLGVDSGEIQVGHIIAFTNYMTQILFSLMMISMVFNMFVRAKASAGRIDEVFLLEDSFTWDQEDIHSQTEKGRIDFEDVTFAYEGTTGEPILKHINLTIHPGETVGIIGSTGSGKSTLVGLIPRFYDVNSGTIKVDGENIQRVNPKKLREKIAIVPQKNILFSGSVAENLRWGKEDATEEEMVAAASMAGAHDFINASPEGYHTRIGQGGVNFSGGQKQRISIARALIKRPEILILDDSTSAVDVATEAKIKAALKKYAKGLTCLLIAQRITSIMDADKIVVLDHGELVGVGTHQELIETCKVYQEIYQSQIGKEGL; from the coding sequence ATGAAGTTTCTTTCAAAATACACAAAGAAATATTGGAAAACCTTTTGTTTAGCAGTCTTATTTCTCACCTTTGAGGCGGTCAGTGACTTGCTGCAGCCCACGATTATGGCAAAAATCATTGATGAGGGAGTAGCGAATAGAGACATACATTATATATTAAAAATGGGTGGACTGATGCTGTTGATCACTGCCTTTGGTGCAGTGAGTGCATCAACGAGGAGTGTCTTAGCGAGCATTGTTTCACAAAGTTTTGGAACAGAATTAAGGTCCGATTTATTTAAAAAAATCCAATCCCTTTCGTTTAAAAACCTCGATAAATTTGACCGCGCGTCCTTAATTACTCGTCTGACAAACGATGTGACACAAGTGCAGGTATTCGTTAATGGTTTGATGCGGATTTTTGTAAAAGCTCCGCTTTTAGCGATTGGCGGCTTAATAATGGCGACGCGGTTGAATTTGCATTTATCCGTTGTGTTAGCTGTGGTAGTGCCTATTGTAGCGCTATTAATTATTTTTAACCTAAAATTAGGATTCCCGCTATTTTCCAAGGTACAAATGGCATTGGATCGGGTGAATTCTGTGATGAGGGAGTATTTATCAGGGGTTCGTGTGGTAAAGGCCTTTAATCGTTTTGATGTAGAAATTAGTAAATTCAGCAAGGCGAATGATCATTTTAAGGATCAATCTGTCACAGCTAGCCGCCTTATGGCCACCTTTAGCCCGGCGATCATGCTGACAGTCAATCTGGGCATTGTTGTCGTCCTTTGGATTGGTGGGTTAGGCGTGGATTCCGGCGAAATTCAGGTTGGCCATATTATTGCTTTTACCAACTATATGACCCAAATCTTATTTTCTTTGATGATGATTTCCATGGTATTCAATATGTTTGTCAGGGCAAAGGCCTCAGCAGGGAGAATCGACGAAGTCTTTTTACTTGAAGATTCCTTTACCTGGGATCAGGAGGACATTCATAGTCAAACGGAAAAAGGAAGAATTGATTTTGAAGATGTGACCTTTGCCTACGAAGGAACAACAGGTGAACCCATTCTAAAACATATTAATCTCACCATCCATCCTGGAGAAACAGTTGGAATTATTGGTTCAACTGGTTCAGGGAAAAGTACTTTGGTTGGACTCATTCCCCGCTTTTACGACGTCAACAGTGGGACGATAAAAGTAGATGGTGAAAATATTCAACGAGTAAATCCTAAGAAGTTGAGAGAGAAAATTGCGATTGTCCCGCAGAAAAACATCTTATTCTCGGGAAGTGTGGCGGAAAATCTCCGCTGGGGAAAAGAGGATGCAACCGAGGAAGAAATGGTAGCCGCAGCATCAATGGCTGGAGCCCACGACTTTATCAATGCTTCACCTGAAGGGTATCACACAAGAATTGGCCAAGGTGGGGTTAATTTTTCCGGCGGACAGAAACAGCGGATTTCGATTGCCAGAGCGTTAATAAAAAGACCGGAGATTTTAATCCTTGATGATAGTACAAGTGCCGTGGATGTAGCAACGGAGGCGAAAATCAAAGCAGCCTTAAAAAAGTATGCTAAAGGGCTTACCTGTTTACTAATTGCCCAGCGAATTACCTCTATCATGGATGCCGATAAAATCGTTGTTCTTGATCACGGAGAACTAGTTGGGGTTGGTACCCATCAGGAGCTAATCGAGACGTGTAAAGTGTACCAGGAAATCTACCAATCTCAAATCGGCAAGGAGGGGTTGTAA
- a CDS encoding ABC transporter ATP-binding protein: MSQGNVQTGDTAPTPPPIRPGGVGAGHRRGPVVKPKNFKGTLKRLWHYFGNEKKMLTLIFTFILIDSVLMLLAPFLIGKSVDAMTLKSGKVDFNLLEVMIIVLTCAYVADAILTFLQGWLMAGVAQRVVKRLREALFQKLQKLPVSFFDSRTHGELMSRLSNDIDNVSNTISQSTTQLMSGLMIISGSLIMMLILSPLLTVASLLTVPLVFLLTRTIAKRTSVLFKNQQIQLGTLNGHIEETISGIEVVKAFNHEEKVIEEFDVVNEKLRAVGLKAQIWSGFLMPIMNVINNLGFAIVAVIGGVLAVKSLITVGAIASFITYSRQFVRPLNDLANIFNILQSGVAGAERVFEVMDEQEEPADLPSAVILENPKGHVVFENVSFGYRSDVPILKNVSFEAHIGSSTALVGPTGAGKTTIVNLLTRFYDVTDGKILLDGRDIREYTRDSLRKCFGFVLQDTYLFSGTIKDNIKYGKPDATDEEIEQAAKMANADGFIKRLPQQYETALSENGGNLSQGQRQLLAIARVILAKPSLLILDEATSSIDTRTELHIQAALLSLMENRTSFIIAHRLNTIRDADTIMVIDHGEIIEKGNHDELMKAKGRYHQMFYNQFKNVEGALD, translated from the coding sequence ATGTCACAAGGGAATGTACAGACTGGGGACACCGCCCCTACCCCGCCGCCGATTAGACCTGGTGGCGTTGGAGCGGGTCACCGCCGTGGTCCCGTGGTGAAACCTAAAAATTTTAAAGGGACATTAAAGCGACTTTGGCATTACTTTGGAAATGAAAAGAAGATGCTGACCCTTATTTTTACTTTTATTTTAATTGACTCTGTTCTGATGCTACTTGCTCCGTTCCTTATTGGAAAATCGGTAGATGCTATGACCCTAAAATCCGGGAAAGTGGATTTTAATCTGTTAGAAGTAATGATTATCGTCCTCACCTGTGCGTATGTGGCGGATGCCATTCTTACTTTTTTACAAGGATGGCTGATGGCTGGCGTGGCTCAACGAGTGGTGAAACGATTGCGAGAGGCTTTGTTTCAAAAGTTGCAAAAGCTCCCCGTTTCTTTTTTTGATTCAAGGACACATGGAGAACTCATGAGCAGACTTTCCAATGACATCGATAATGTGAGCAATACGATCTCCCAATCGACCACGCAGCTCATGTCGGGACTGATGATTATTAGCGGTTCTCTAATCATGATGTTAATTTTAAGTCCATTGTTAACTGTAGCTAGTTTATTAACGGTACCGCTTGTTTTTTTACTAACAAGGACGATTGCCAAACGAACAAGCGTGTTATTTAAGAATCAACAAATTCAGTTAGGCACATTAAATGGACACATCGAGGAGACTATTTCTGGAATTGAAGTAGTCAAAGCCTTTAATCATGAGGAGAAGGTTATTGAAGAGTTTGATGTTGTCAATGAAAAGCTCCGTGCGGTGGGCTTAAAGGCACAAATCTGGTCGGGCTTCTTGATGCCGATCATGAATGTCATCAACAACCTTGGTTTTGCCATTGTAGCTGTTATTGGCGGCGTCCTAGCGGTTAAAAGCTTAATTACGGTTGGAGCGATTGCCAGCTTTATTACCTATTCCCGACAATTTGTTAGACCGCTAAATGATTTGGCTAACATCTTTAATATTTTGCAATCTGGTGTGGCTGGGGCGGAACGGGTATTTGAAGTCATGGATGAGCAGGAGGAGCCTGCAGACCTTCCATCGGCTGTCATATTGGAAAATCCAAAAGGTCATGTCGTATTTGAAAATGTCAGCTTTGGTTACCGATCTGATGTGCCAATTTTAAAAAATGTTAGTTTTGAAGCCCATATTGGCAGCAGTACTGCCTTAGTTGGGCCAACAGGAGCGGGAAAAACAACGATTGTGAATCTGCTGACCCGATTTTATGATGTGACGGACGGGAAAATTCTCCTTGATGGCCGGGATATTCGTGAATATACAAGAGATAGTCTGAGGAAATGTTTTGGATTTGTGCTTCAGGATACGTATTTGTTTTCAGGTACCATCAAAGACAACATTAAATATGGGAAGCCGGATGCTACCGATGAAGAAATAGAGCAAGCGGCAAAAATGGCTAATGCGGATGGGTTTATTAAGCGGTTACCACAGCAGTATGAAACGGCCCTATCAGAAAATGGAGGTAATCTAAGTCAGGGCCAGCGGCAGTTATTGGCCATTGCGAGGGTGATTTTAGCCAAACCTTCCCTACTAATCTTAGATGAAGCCACAAGTAGTATTGATACGAGAACAGAACTTCATATACAAGCGGCCTTGCTCTCCTTGATGGAGAACCGAACGAGCTTTATCATTGCCCACCGCTTAAATACCATTCGTGATGCCGATACCATCATGGTCATTGATCATGGGGAGATTATTGAAAAAGGCAACCATGATGAATTAATGAAAGCTAAGGGCCGATACCATCAAATGTTTTATAATCAATTTAAAAATGTAGAAGGTGCACTTGATTGA